The following is a genomic window from Synechococcus sp. JA-2-3B'a(2-13).
TGCCACCCCCACCCCCCACGCCTACAACCTTAATCTTTGCGGCATTGCTCGGCATGAAGTCCTCTGGACGATCCGCCGCTCTGGTCTGAGATCCGTTCCTCTCATACTCGGCATGAGAGCCTTCTCCCCTGTGGCGCTCATTCCAATGGGAAGGCGCAGACTGGGCTGAACCCAACCCTTGCCCAGGATTGAGAGGATGGATGTCTGACCAATTGGATGGCATGTCAGCTCTCACAATAACTTAAATTCTGGCAAATATCGAATATGCTAGCTGATTTAATATAGAGCAACTCCCTCCAGATGCCAACGCTGCCGACGTTTGTGAATCTTCCCGCTGAATACGGCCCTCCTAAAGACGCCTGTTGGCAGAATCTCAGGTAGCCTTTCTTGCCTAGAGGCATTTCTCTCTGAACTTGTCTCGAAGCTTTTGTGTGTAAGAATAGGTGTTCTCGAATACTTAGACCCTTGCAGGGGAAGAAGGGTCCAAAGGGAGGTTTCGGTACAAGAGTCTGGCCCTAGTTAAGGCCCAGTTAAGGCGAAGAGTTCCCTATCCAGCCAAAGGCTGATAGAGCGCCACTTTGTAGAACTGAGGCTTTGGCATCCTGTAGAGATTCAGGGATCCGGACTTGCATTCAGCTAGAAATTGCAGGAGCCCCGCACTGTACCCGTAGGGTCGATGTCGGGAGGAATGCTATAATAATGCTGCGGACACCAGAAACGGTTGTTTAAGGCACTGGTAACGGTCGATTGGGGGTGCTGTAAACCACCCCAGAGGCTCGTGGTTGGCTTGCCAACTGCAGGGCTACTAAAAGCCCGCTCCGTACCGCCTAGCGGTTGATGTCGGGTAGTTTACACCAGCTCTAGGTGGATCTCCGCTTTTAGCCGTTGGGGGAGGGAAATTTTGAATACATCTCCCTGATTCATTTCGTGGGCATCTTCCATGCTGGCCAGGGCTTCCACCACTTCTTCGGAGTTGGCGGTTAGCACCACAACGGGGCGCTCGCAGGCAATGGGGAAATCGTGCCACGTGCCGAGGTGCAGCAGCAGCCCATGCCCGGCAGGGAATCGCAGGGCTTGTACTTTGTCGAGATCGGGAGCTGCTTTGGGATGGTTGGGAGGAGCCATCACCATGATGAACGGCTCTTGCCCCAGGCCGACAAACAACTGGGTCATACGCATGTGGCGCTCCAGCCAGAGCACAGGTGGATATCCGGGCAGGATCTTAGCCGTACGGATAACGGCTCTGCCGGTGTATTGAAAGTCGATGTTCTGTCCTTCCAGGACACGCCCCTGATAAAAGGGGATCCCCAGCCCAGGATTGGCCACATCGTCCCCTATAAGTTGGCCGAAGGGTTGCACATTTTCTGGGGTGGCATCCACAATCGGCACCCGGACAACGGTGGTGGCAGTTGCAGTCGTGCTCATGGTTTGCATCCTCGCTCTTGATTGGACTGGGGTCAATTGGATTGGAGTCAGGCTTTCTATCTTAATTAATTGTCTTATTGAGATTAATTGTCTTATTGAGAGCAATAGGTAAAGAAACGGTTTTCCCGGTAACGGCCTATACATCTTTGATTCTTATTTAATTCTTAACTTTTAATTCTTAACTTTGTTCTTCTCGAGGGCTTTGCGGGTTAAACCACCGCTCGATGATGTGGCGAATTTGCCGGGCGGCAGTGCCATCGCCAAAGGGGTTTTGGGCTTGGGCCATGCGGGCATAGGCTTGTGGGTCTGTGAGCAATTCTCGGGCTGCCTTCAGGATCTTTTCGGGGTGTGTGCCTACCAGGCGGGCGGTGCCGGCAGCAATCGCTTCAGGACGTTCGGTGGTCTGCCGCAGCACCAGCACCGGTTTGCCCAGGGCAGGGGCCTCTTCTTGAATGCCGCCGGAGTCGCTGAGGATGAGGGTACAGCGCTGCATGGCGCTCACCCAGAGGGGATAGTCCAGAGGCTCAGTGAGAAAAGCCCGCTCATGGGATCCCAACAGGGCTTGCAGGGGATCCCGCACCAAGGGGTTGGGATGGAGGGGCAAAAGAAGGGCGGTATCGGGAAACTCGGCCAAGATCTGCAGCAGAGCCTTGCCGATGGCGGTTAGGGGATCCCCCCAATTTTCGCGTCGGTGCAAGGTAACCAGCAGGACACGGTAGCGCTGCCAGTCCAGCCCGGGAATGGGGCAGGGGATCCCTTGGGAGGCCACCTGCAGTAGGGCGTCGATGACAGTGTTGCCGGTGCAATGGATGGATCCCACCACGTGGCTTCGCTTCAGGTTGTCAACGGCTTGGGGGGTAGGGGCAAAGTGCAGGCTGGCCAACTGGGAGATCAGGCGGCGATTGGCCTCTTCGGGGAAAGGATTGTAGAGATCATCGGTGCGCAGTCCGGCTTCCACATGCCCAACCGGGATGCGGTGGTAGAAAGCTGCCAAGGCAGCCGCAAAGGCGGTGGTGGTATCTCCCTGCACCAAAACCAGTTGAGGATGTTGCTCTTGAAAGTAGAGTTCCAGGCCCCGCAAGGTGGCTTCGGTGATGTCTGTCAAGCTTTGGCGGGGGCGCATGATCGCCAGATCCCGATCCGCTTGCAGACCGAATAGCCGCATCACCTGATCCACCATTTCCCGGTGTTGTCCGGTCAAGATCAGCTCGGTGCGCAGATGGGGACTGGCACGCAGAGCTTGGATCACCGGGGCCAGCTTAATGGCTTCGGGCCGTGTGCCCAAGATCACGGCAACGAGGGGAAGAGAGGCCATAAGCTCAAGGACATCGGCACCTGTAGGAGATGGGAAGCGCAGCTCATTGAAGCAAGGCCACCAACAAACCACTAACAAAAACCACTAACAAAACAGAGGCGGCGAAGGGCGTGGGTTGCTCAAGGTCGCAAGCCACCGAGATGTAGACTTTGCTGAGTCAGGCTGAGGGCAATGTCGAGACGAGAGGAACCACAATGGGGCTATTGCTGCTCACCCCGATCTTACCCCTCCAGCTGCCCCACCAATTTTTCACCGGATGAGCTGGAGAAAAAGGGTTGACGGGATCCCACTCCTGCAACTAGCCTAAAGGGGGCTGAAGAGATCCTCTTCTGGCTGTCCGGGTTGTTTCGGTTAACCTTTTTGGAGGAAAACGTTCAACAGCATGGACGCTTCCGGTAGTTGTAGCGCCAGCCACCAGTGGATGGTCTTCGAGGAGCACGTTCTTGAAGATTGGGCTCTCACTGGTGTCTTCCTTTTCCCCGCTGACAGCTTCTGTCGTCGCTTGAGAGGATCCCGTTTCGCCAACGCGAAGGGGTGGGAGAGTTTTCCCGGCTAGCTTTTGACTTGGGTGGCTCTCTCAGTCGGCGACGAACAGATGAGCTGAGCAGAGCCTTACCTGAGCAATGGGTTTGTGCAGCCCTGTTCAGAAAAGGGGAGATCAGGAGTAATTCCGAGGGGATTCCCCTTGACTTTCCCGTTGTGGGTTTTGGGGTTTCCGCAGGCCTGGGGATCCCTTGGAGTCCCTCTTATCGGCTTGGGCGCTTGCGATCCAAGCTGGGCTTGGAGGCCTGGCGCTAGACCTACGGCTTGCTGCGCGGCCATCCAAGGGTTTCAGGGCTTCCCTGTGAGCCTCGGAGCACCGGTTGGCTGTTGACCTCCTGGTTCTCTTCATCCCGGCTGACCCCAACGTTCGGAGGTTTATCATGCGGCACAACGTTCTTCGCGATCTCCTAACCCCTGCTTCCTTGGAAGCCGCCAAGCGAGAGGCCAACCGCGCTCCCATTGCCGAGCTGGTGCAGCAGTTGATGGAGATTTCACCTCGGCAGCGGGTACTGGCTTTTCGCTTGCTGGAAAAAGACAGAGCCATTGCAGTGTTTGAGTATCTGCGGCCCGAAGAGCAGGCCGATCTCATTCGCAGCATGGAAAGCCCAGAAGTGATCCAGCTCATAGAAGCTCTGCCACCTGATGAGCGGGTACGTCTGTTTGAGGAGTTGCCGGCCAAAGTAACCAAGCGCCTCATTGCCAACCTCAGCCCAGAAGCTCGGGAAGCAGTGAATATCTTGCTGGGTTATCCAGAGCGCAGTGCCGGTCGGCTGATGAACCTGCGCTACTTGTCGGTACGGGATACCATCACCGTCGGGGCTGCTCTGGCCAGCGTGCGGGACTCTCAACTGGGAGACGATGAGCTGGATGTGATTTTTGTGGTGGACGATCAGCGGTTCTACAAAGGTTTGGTTCGCACCGTGCGCCTCGTGAAAGCAGATCCGGATTTGCCCATTCGGGAGCTGATTGAGGGATCGGATATTTTTGCTCGGGTTACCGACCGGGATCTCCAGGCAGCCCGTTTGCTCAAAGATTCCGGCTTGCCGGCCATTCCGGTGGTGGATACGGAAGGGCGCTTGGTGGGTGACATCACTTTTGAAGATGTGATCAATTTGGTGGAAGAAGAGGCTACGGATGCTGCTCTGGCCCAAGCAGGGGTGGGCAACTTGCTCAGCCGAGACAAGGTTTGGAGCGAGCGCCTGGTTAAAGGCTCCCGTTGGTATGCCGTCCGCCTGCGCATCACGTTTTTAATCATCACCTTGATTGGCGGCATGGTGGTGGGGGGAGTGATCCAAACCTTTGAGGAAGTGTTGCAAGCAGTGACGGCAGCGGCTATTTTCATCCCCTTGGTCATGGATATGGGCGGTAATGTCGGCACCCAATCTACGACCATCTTTGCCCGTGGCTTGGCTTGGGGCCACATCAACGTGCGGCAGTTTCTCCCCTATTTGCTGCGGGAAGCCAGCATTGGTGGCATTATCGGTGCGATCCTGGGGGCCACGGCTGGGGTGATTGCCTACTTCTGGCAGGGGGCACCGAATGGGATCCCACAATTGGGTCTAGCGGTGGGCTTGGCTCTGGCCATTGTCCTCACTTTGGGGGCTATCTTGGGCGCCATTTTGCCCTGGGTGATGTTAAAGCTGGGCTTTGACCACGCTCCGGGAGCGGATCCTTTTATCACCACCATTAAAGACTTCACCGGCCTCTGGGTGTATTTCACCCTGGTGGCTTGGCTAGTCGGGGTTGAAGTGGAGCTCTAGGGCTGCGCCGGCGCTGGATCCAGGGGGCACCTCACCGGCAAAGCGCGTTCCAGGAACGAATAATCCAGCCCTTCTTGAGAAATCAGCCTTTCAGAGTCTCGCCACAAGGCCATCGCGACGGCGGCGCAGAGCACTTTTACGAGGTGTCCTTTGACCAACGAAGGGTTACAGCAAACATTTAGGAGGTGTGCCATGACCTTGAAAGTTCTATCTCCCTTGGCTGCTGCTCAATTTCGGTCACGGCTGCAGCAGTATGCCTATCGGGTGGGCATAACCTGTGCTTTAGAAACAGGTGGTAAGCTGGCCCCAGAATCCGCCTTTGCTCAACTGGAAGCCCTCTGGCAAACCTTGCAACAGGAAGCCACTGCCCTTGGGATCCCAGATGAGGATGGCTAAACTTTATCCTTTCACGAGAACCGGAGCATGACCTGGATTGACTTCACCTTGCGTTTGGCCGTTGCCTTTGTCCTGGGATCCCTCATTGGCCTGGAGCGACAGTGGCGGCAGCGCATGGCCGGCTTGCGCACCAATACCCTGGTGGCCACGGGTGCAGCTTTGTTTGTCATGCTCTCGGTTCTCACCCCTGATGAAAGCAGCCCGACCCGTATTGCGGCCCAAGTGGTATCGGGGATTGGCTTTTTGGCCGGGGGCGTGATTCTTAAGGAAGGAGCCAGCGTCCGTGGCCTGAACACTGCCGCCACCATCTGGTGTGCAGCCGCGGTGGGAGCCTTTGCCGGATCGGGGTACATTCCCCAAGCTGCCATTGGGGCCGCAGCTGTGTTGATCTCCAACGTTGTGCTGCGTCCACTGGGCTACCGCATCAACCAGCAGCCTTTGAAAGGCACAGAACTGGAACTGGTCTATGAGTGTTCGTTCATCTGCAAAAGCCAAGCAGAGGCCCACATCCGCGCCTTGCTCCTGCAGGGTATAGCTCCCACCCATCTCAAACTGCGTGCCCTCTACAGCGAAGACCTGGAGGACAAGCCCAATCTGGTCAAAGTCGAAGCAGAGCTAGTCACCCAGACCCGCGACGACCAAGCCCTGGAACTTGTCGTCAGCCGCCTCAGCCTAGAGCCAGGCGTGATCACTGCCCGATGGCGGATCATCGAACAGGAATTTGGGTAAACTACCCGACTCCGACCGCTAAGCGGTACGGAGCGGGCTTTCAGTAGCCCTGAGCCTGCTCTGCCCTACCAGAGAACAAAACAGGCC
Proteins encoded in this region:
- a CDS encoding ureidoglycolate lyase, with product MSTTATATTVVRVPIVDATPENVQPFGQLIGDDVANPGLGIPFYQGRVLEGQNIDFQYTGRAVIRTAKILPGYPPVLWLERHMRMTQLFVGLGQEPFIMVMAPPNHPKAAPDLDKVQALRFPAGHGLLLHLGTWHDFPIACERPVVVLTANSEEVVEALASMEDAHEMNQGDVFKISLPQRLKAEIHLELV
- the wecB gene encoding non-hydrolyzing UDP-N-acetylglucosamine 2-epimerase, producing MASLPLVAVILGTRPEAIKLAPVIQALRASPHLRTELILTGQHREMVDQVMRLFGLQADRDLAIMRPRQSLTDITEATLRGLELYFQEQHPQLVLVQGDTTTAFAAALAAFYHRIPVGHVEAGLRTDDLYNPFPEEANRRLISQLASLHFAPTPQAVDNLKRSHVVGSIHCTGNTVIDALLQVASQGIPCPIPGLDWQRYRVLLVTLHRRENWGDPLTAIGKALLQILAEFPDTALLLPLHPNPLVRDPLQALLGSHERAFLTEPLDYPLWVSAMQRCTLILSDSGGIQEEAPALGKPVLVLRQTTERPEAIAAGTARLVGTHPEKILKAARELLTDPQAYARMAQAQNPFGDGTAARQIRHIIERWFNPQSPREEQS
- the mgtE gene encoding magnesium transporter yields the protein MRHNVLRDLLTPASLEAAKREANRAPIAELVQQLMEISPRQRVLAFRLLEKDRAIAVFEYLRPEEQADLIRSMESPEVIQLIEALPPDERVRLFEELPAKVTKRLIANLSPEAREAVNILLGYPERSAGRLMNLRYLSVRDTITVGAALASVRDSQLGDDELDVIFVVDDQRFYKGLVRTVRLVKADPDLPIRELIEGSDIFARVTDRDLQAARLLKDSGLPAIPVVDTEGRLVGDITFEDVINLVEEEATDAALAQAGVGNLLSRDKVWSERLVKGSRWYAVRLRITFLIITLIGGMVVGGVIQTFEEVLQAVTAAAIFIPLVMDMGGNVGTQSTTIFARGLAWGHINVRQFLPYLLREASIGGIIGAILGATAGVIAYFWQGAPNGIPQLGLAVGLALAIVLTLGAILGAILPWVMLKLGFDHAPGADPFITTIKDFTGLWVYFTLVAWLVGVEVEL
- a CDS encoding DUF7219 family protein; protein product: MTLKVLSPLAAAQFRSRLQQYAYRVGITCALETGGKLAPESAFAQLEALWQTLQQEATALGIPDEDG
- a CDS encoding MgtC/SapB family protein, which translates into the protein MTWIDFTLRLAVAFVLGSLIGLERQWRQRMAGLRTNTLVATGAALFVMLSVLTPDESSPTRIAAQVVSGIGFLAGGVILKEGASVRGLNTAATIWCAAAVGAFAGSGYIPQAAIGAAAVLISNVVLRPLGYRINQQPLKGTELELVYECSFICKSQAEAHIRALLLQGIAPTHLKLRALYSEDLEDKPNLVKVEAELVTQTRDDQALELVVSRLSLEPGVITARWRIIEQEFG